In one window of Coraliomargarita sinensis DNA:
- a CDS encoding YebC/PmpR family DNA-binding transcriptional regulator gives MSGHSKWATIKRAKGAADAKRGKLFSVLSKDLTLAARDGGGDADFNPRLRTCIQKAKQANMPADNIDRAIKKGTGELPGVTYEEIVYEGYAAGGVGLIVEVTTDNKNRSASEVRSTMSKHGGNLAGVGAVAFQFERKGQFIIDAKQIDEEALMEVALEAGAEDIKNQEDHYEVICPMADYDSLSQALSDKEIETESSDLAYLPNILVPVEDKDTARKVLQLIEKLDDLEDVKAVHDNMDLTEGLLDEE, from the coding sequence ATGTCAGGACACAGTAAATGGGCCACGATCAAACGCGCGAAGGGCGCTGCCGATGCCAAGCGCGGCAAGCTTTTCAGCGTTCTCAGTAAAGACCTCACGCTGGCCGCACGCGATGGCGGCGGCGATGCGGATTTTAATCCCCGCCTGCGGACCTGTATCCAGAAAGCAAAACAGGCCAATATGCCGGCCGACAATATTGACCGTGCGATCAAGAAGGGCACCGGCGAGTTGCCCGGGGTCACCTACGAGGAAATTGTCTACGAAGGTTACGCGGCGGGCGGTGTCGGTCTGATTGTCGAGGTCACGACCGACAACAAGAATCGCTCGGCTTCTGAAGTACGCAGCACGATGTCGAAGCACGGCGGTAATCTTGCCGGAGTCGGGGCGGTGGCCTTTCAGTTCGAGCGCAAAGGACAGTTTATCATCGATGCCAAGCAAATCGACGAGGAGGCACTGATGGAGGTCGCCCTCGAAGCCGGGGCTGAAGACATCAAGAATCAGGAGGACCATTACGAGGTCATTTGCCCCATGGCGGACTACGATTCACTTTCCCAGGCTCTGAGTGATAAGGAAATTGAGACCGAATCTTCTGATCTGGCCTACCTGCCGAATATTCTTGTGCCGGTCGAAGACAAGGATACCGCCCGAAAAGTACTGCAATTGATCGAGAAACTCGACGACCTCGAAGACGTCAAAGCCGTGCACGACAACATGGACCTGACGGAAGGTTTACTGGACGAAGAATAA
- the yidD gene encoding membrane protein insertion efficiency factor YidD — MSQPRNKLSVPVRIAALCVRAYQLTVSPAIHAIFGAGCGCRFQPTCSCYAREALFKHGFFSGCRLALGRILRCHPWNSGGYDPVPDLKTGNRQGIAPNFKTHLDG; from the coding sequence ATGAGCCAGCCGAGGAATAAGCTCAGCGTGCCCGTCCGGATTGCGGCCCTTTGCGTCAGGGCCTATCAATTGACGGTGTCGCCGGCGATCCATGCGATTTTCGGCGCAGGTTGTGGCTGCCGTTTTCAACCGACCTGTTCCTGCTACGCCCGTGAGGCACTCTTTAAGCACGGTTTTTTTTCCGGTTGTCGCCTGGCGTTGGGGCGCATTCTACGCTGCCACCCATGGAACTCAGGTGGCTATGATCCTGTTCCGGACTTGAAAACAGGGAACAGGCAGGGCATAGCCCCAAACTTTAAAACTCATCTAGATGGATAA
- the rnpA gene encoding ribonuclease P protein component, which translates to MGIPASQRLRKQSDFQQVRRSEHRIHCGPFVVQCQPGGEASASRPMLGVIASRRVGNAVKRNRGKRLVREIFRRSAGTLPPGSRYVVVLRSGFDRYSFAELEAHFARACAKIVRRTEAGEASK; encoded by the coding sequence ATGGGCATACCGGCTTCACAGCGCCTGCGCAAACAGAGCGATTTTCAACAGGTCCGCAGATCGGAGCATCGTATCCACTGCGGGCCTTTTGTTGTGCAATGTCAGCCGGGTGGAGAGGCTAGCGCTTCGCGGCCCATGCTCGGGGTGATTGCCAGTCGTCGCGTGGGGAATGCGGTCAAGCGCAACCGGGGCAAGCGTCTGGTGCGGGAGATTTTTCGCCGCAGCGCGGGGACATTGCCTCCAGGTAGCCGCTACGTGGTGGTTCTGCGTTCCGGTTTCGATCGTTACAGCTTTGCCGAGCTTGAAGCTCATTTTGCCCGGGCCTGTGCGAAAATTGTACGCCGGACTGAAGCGGGAGAGGCTTCCAAATGA
- the yidC gene encoding membrane protein insertase YidC: MDKKNTILGIVFIAAGIGFMFWQSQQLQEQRREQALQEQTEPIPASGQTESEEPANTVAEAPVTVEAEPATGTMLDLLAQEVEEPAASSVSSMPRAEEKTVELSNDYIQAEFTTRGGAIRKVHFLQTKRGEKDDYVFNEGGYLPALSLSLAAGEGAMREFNLDYTIESQTRDSITFGLDAGDGLVIRRSYKIASGENGQDPYVIEHSTTFNNRSDSPKALSTIYLNLGTARPISKSSQPNYLNVGFYNGEDADFIPINKLTGSAGFLGIGASSPQDEISKRARIEWSSVKNQFFASVLSSEQTAGEVFIYPVEVQANGDGIPDSPGISGSVGYTLGTVSAGNSSELAFEYYVGPKEFKRLQSLGNEQDLVMQFGFLGFFSKLLLAFMYAIHSVVPSWGWSIVIMTICIKTIFLPLTAKASRSQKRMASIQGPMSELKEKYKDNPQKMQQETLKLFKEHQVNPLAGCLPMIIQMPIFLGLFYMLRTASELRHEPFLWVSDLSQPDTIMEIGGFPLNLLPILMGLTMFLQMHMMPVSPTADPMQQKIFKFMPAIFLVFLYNFSSGLTLYWTVQNILTILQQKYINSRPDPEPVVAEAAAAKPKTKHGGKARKKK; this comes from the coding sequence ATGGATAAAAAGAATACAATTTTAGGCATAGTCTTCATTGCTGCGGGGATCGGATTTATGTTCTGGCAGAGCCAGCAGCTTCAGGAGCAGCGCCGAGAGCAGGCGCTGCAGGAGCAAACGGAGCCGATACCCGCGTCCGGGCAGACCGAATCTGAAGAGCCGGCAAATACAGTTGCGGAGGCTCCGGTCACGGTCGAAGCGGAACCTGCAACAGGCACCATGCTGGACCTGCTCGCGCAGGAAGTGGAGGAGCCCGCTGCCAGCAGTGTGTCATCAATGCCCCGGGCTGAAGAGAAGACGGTTGAGCTCTCCAATGACTACATTCAGGCCGAGTTCACCACACGCGGAGGGGCGATTCGCAAGGTACATTTCCTGCAAACCAAACGCGGTGAAAAAGACGATTACGTCTTCAATGAGGGCGGCTACCTGCCCGCACTGAGTCTGAGTCTGGCTGCGGGAGAAGGTGCCATGCGTGAGTTCAATCTCGATTACACCATCGAAAGCCAGACCCGCGATTCCATCACTTTTGGCCTGGATGCCGGTGACGGCCTGGTGATCCGGCGGTCCTACAAAATCGCTTCCGGTGAAAACGGGCAGGATCCCTACGTGATCGAGCACAGCACCACGTTCAATAACCGCAGTGATTCGCCCAAAGCGCTTTCCACGATTTATCTCAACCTGGGCACGGCGCGCCCGATCTCCAAGTCCAGTCAGCCGAACTACCTGAACGTGGGCTTCTACAATGGGGAGGATGCCGACTTTATCCCCATCAATAAGCTGACCGGCAGCGCCGGATTTTTGGGAATCGGGGCCAGTTCACCCCAGGACGAGATTTCCAAACGCGCCCGGATCGAGTGGTCCTCTGTGAAAAACCAGTTTTTTGCCAGCGTGCTTTCTTCCGAGCAAACTGCCGGTGAAGTCTTTATTTACCCGGTCGAAGTACAGGCTAACGGCGATGGCATACCGGACAGCCCCGGCATCTCCGGAAGTGTCGGCTATACTCTGGGCACGGTTTCCGCCGGAAACAGCAGCGAGCTTGCCTTCGAATACTATGTGGGGCCGAAGGAATTCAAGCGCCTGCAGTCGCTGGGTAACGAGCAGGACCTCGTCATGCAGTTCGGTTTCCTCGGTTTCTTCAGCAAGCTCTTGCTCGCCTTCATGTATGCGATCCACTCCGTGGTTCCAAGCTGGGGGTGGTCGATCGTGATTATGACGATCTGCATCAAGACAATTTTCCTTCCACTGACCGCCAAAGCCAGTCGTTCGCAGAAGCGGATGGCGTCGATCCAGGGGCCGATGTCCGAGCTTAAGGAAAAGTACAAGGACAACCCCCAGAAGATGCAGCAGGAGACCTTGAAGCTCTTCAAGGAACATCAGGTCAATCCGCTGGCAGGCTGCCTGCCCATGATCATACAGATGCCGATCTTCCTCGGGCTTTTCTACATGCTGCGCACGGCTTCGGAGCTACGCCACGAACCCTTCCTCTGGGTGTCCGACCTATCGCAACCGGACACGATTATGGAGATCGGAGGGTTCCCGCTCAACCTCCTGCCGATCCTGATGGGTCTGACGATGTTCCTGCAGATGCACATGATGCCCGTCTCGCCGACGGCGGACCCCATGCAGCAGAAGATCTTCAAATTCATGCCGGCGATCTTTCTGGTCTTTCTCTACAATTTCTCCTCCGGCCTTACTCTGTACTGGACGGTGCAGAATATCCTCACCATTCTGCAGCAAAAATACATCAACAGCCGTCCCGACCCCGAACCGGTGGTCGCCGAGGCCGCTGCTGCCAAACCTAAAACCAAGCACGGAGGCAAGGCGCGGAAAAAGAAGTAA
- a CDS encoding KpsF/GutQ family sugar-phosphate isomerase, with amino-acid sequence MSERAASSLETGRQAMQAEATAIQIAAERMDASFEQAVETLLACKSKLVICGIGKSGHIGGKLAATFSSSGMPAVFLHAAEAIHGDLGVYKPGDPTIVLSKSGSTEEVLRLMPMFKKFDSPVIAIVGNTKSPIAAAADIVIDSSVEKEADPLNLMPTSSSTVSLAIGDALAAALVRARDFTAEEFATYHPGGQLGRNLSMTVAEVMHKVDQVACASAGDTLREVVIRMTKHPLGAACIVDQAGQLEGLITDGDVRRLLSEDGDILAREAGTCMTVSPIATQPEKSLGDALRLMEERSSQISVLPVVGRDSGQLVGLLRLHDAYQPGLS; translated from the coding sequence ATGTCAGAGCGTGCAGCATCCAGTCTGGAAACAGGCCGTCAGGCTATGCAGGCCGAGGCGACTGCGATACAGATTGCAGCCGAACGGATGGATGCTTCATTTGAGCAGGCCGTTGAGACGCTCCTGGCCTGTAAGTCCAAACTCGTGATTTGTGGGATCGGCAAGTCCGGTCACATTGGGGGTAAACTTGCCGCGACGTTTTCCAGTTCGGGCATGCCTGCGGTCTTTCTTCACGCCGCGGAAGCGATTCACGGGGATCTCGGTGTCTACAAGCCGGGTGATCCCACCATCGTCTTATCCAAGAGTGGCAGCACGGAAGAAGTGCTTCGGCTCATGCCCATGTTTAAGAAGTTCGACTCGCCGGTGATTGCGATCGTGGGTAACACCAAGTCCCCGATTGCGGCGGCGGCTGACATCGTGATCGATTCCAGTGTCGAAAAGGAGGCGGACCCGCTCAACCTCATGCCCACCTCAAGTTCGACGGTGAGTTTGGCCATCGGCGATGCCCTGGCGGCTGCCCTGGTCCGTGCCCGTGATTTTACGGCCGAGGAATTCGCCACCTACCATCCCGGCGGGCAACTAGGGCGAAACCTCTCGATGACAGTTGCGGAAGTCATGCACAAAGTCGATCAGGTCGCCTGTGCCTCTGCCGGGGATACCTTGCGCGAAGTGGTCATACGCATGACGAAGCACCCCCTGGGTGCGGCCTGTATTGTGGATCAGGCGGGCCAGCTGGAAGGCTTGATTACCGATGGCGACGTGCGCCGTTTGCTTTCCGAGGATGGCGATATTCTCGCCCGTGAAGCGGGCACCTGTATGACGGTTTCGCCGATTGCGACCCAACCGGAGAAAAGTCTGGGAGACGCGCTGCGGCTGATGGAAGAACGTTCCTCCCAGATTTCCGTGCTTCCGGTGGTGGGCCGTGATTCCGGGCAGCTGGTCGGCCTACTGCGCTTGCACGACGCTTACCAGCCCGGGCTTTCCTGA
- a CDS encoding LOG family protein, translating into MSLPRDCSRDEWPLKAYKNLDFLNSDAARNIRVLCEMTEPGLRFAEESIQDTIVLFGSARLQPEADAKEALETLVASFENPEAPTEAEKFSQLRAESGVKSAHYYSSAVELAEKLTRWSLKREAEGKPSYTICSGGGPGIMEAANLGAKKAGGKSIGLGISLPFEQGVNDSVPEELKFEFHYFFVRKFWFVSMAKVLVAFPGGFGTLDELFETLTLVQTKKIEEKPIIVLFGSKFWNSVINFEALVEWGTISPGDLHLFKIIDDVDEAAKYIIDGLTKS; encoded by the coding sequence ATGAGCTTACCCAGAGATTGTTCCCGCGATGAATGGCCCCTCAAGGCCTATAAAAACCTCGATTTCCTCAACAGCGATGCCGCACGCAACATCCGTGTCTTGTGTGAGATGACCGAACCGGGGCTGCGCTTTGCCGAAGAATCGATCCAGGACACCATCGTGCTCTTCGGCTCGGCCCGTCTCCAGCCCGAAGCGGATGCCAAGGAGGCCCTGGAAACGCTGGTGGCCAGCTTTGAGAATCCGGAAGCGCCGACGGAAGCGGAAAAGTTTTCCCAACTGCGCGCGGAATCCGGGGTCAAGTCGGCCCACTACTACAGTTCCGCGGTGGAGCTGGCAGAGAAGCTAACGCGCTGGTCCCTGAAGCGGGAAGCCGAAGGTAAACCCTCCTACACGATCTGCTCCGGTGGCGGACCGGGCATCATGGAGGCGGCCAACCTCGGCGCGAAAAAAGCAGGGGGTAAATCCATCGGGCTGGGCATCAGCCTGCCCTTCGAACAGGGGGTCAATGATAGCGTCCCGGAGGAACTCAAGTTCGAGTTCCACTACTTCTTTGTTCGTAAATTCTGGTTCGTTTCCATGGCCAAGGTCCTGGTCGCATTTCCCGGCGGTTTCGGCACGCTCGACGAACTCTTCGAAACACTGACCCTGGTGCAGACCAAAAAGATCGAGGAAAAACCGATCATCGTTCTTTTTGGCAGTAAATTCTGGAACAGTGTGATCAACTTCGAAGCCCTTGTCGAATGGGGCACCATCTCCCCCGGAGATCTCCACCTCTTCAAAATCATCGATGATGTCGATGAGGCGGCGAAATACATCATCGACGGCCTGACCAAATCCTAG